Proteins found in one Candidatus Binatia bacterium genomic segment:
- a CDS encoding GreA/GreB family elongation factor — MTTQPEKAEIVAALRDRVRTQLEALTESQQASQAGAAHAEARSEHPKDTRSTEASYLARGLADRVGQLQSAIIGLAEFAPPALPPAAPVALGALVGVEDEDGATTVHFLVPQGGGEKLPFSTGVIQALSPASPLGQALLGRRAEDEFEVDLPRGRVPCTISWVR, encoded by the coding sequence GTGACCACCCAACCGGAGAAGGCGGAGATCGTCGCCGCACTGCGCGACCGCGTGCGAACGCAACTCGAGGCGCTGACCGAGTCACAGCAGGCGTCCCAGGCGGGGGCTGCCCACGCGGAGGCGCGCTCGGAGCATCCGAAAGACACCCGCTCGACCGAGGCCTCGTATCTAGCGCGCGGCCTCGCCGATCGCGTCGGCCAGCTGCAGAGCGCGATCATCGGTCTCGCAGAGTTCGCGCCGCCGGCACTCCCGCCCGCTGCGCCGGTCGCGCTCGGCGCCCTCGTCGGAGTGGAAGACGAAGACGGTGCGACGACGGTTCACTTCCTCGTGCCTCAAGGCGGTGGCGAGAAGCTTCCGTTCAGCACTGGCGTCATCCAGGCGCTGTCGCCCGCTTCGCCGCTCGGGCAAGCGCTGCTCGGCCGCCGGGCCGAAGACGAATTCGAGGTCGACCTCCCGCGCGGCCGCGTCCCGTGCACGATCTCCTGGGTGCGGTAG
- a CDS encoding CocE/NonD family hydrolase has translation MPNRILLSLSVLLLLAAPIPAAAYDVQTGIGFVALRGLVEGAEVEISEPSGGVIETGVVDRFGSVLFRELGEGKTYALAEVGSAAPPTLATTRVFVEHPDLSFYEAQTLVDGFQYIQMRDGTLLSAMVRPPLGMTMAQGPFPTLVEYSGYDPSNSESQEPSSLLAWALGYATVGVNMRGSGCSGGVFDLFDLPTTADGYDVVEVVAAQSWVAGGKVGMIGISFSGISQVYVGGAEPPHLAAVAPLSVISDIFRFPGFPGGIRNSGFAESWLQDRKNDAEPAPEGGQGWARRRVNNGDAVCLDNQKLRLQTLDPIEFTAVEPYYVPELMDPRSPATWISQIEVPIFLGGTWQDEQTGAGFTTMLPKLPRGRDVKVSLLNGVHSSTLEPEILYEWIAFLDIYVAETLPDPGRSAPFASVIAAEILGPGAPTPPLPVDRYDGFTNLTAARKAFEAQPRFRVLLENGAGSPTAGLPAPTFELGFETWPPREKKHTRWYFGPNGTLTPRRPSRAASGVDSYRPDPAARPQQTLPGSGAADSWKVMPPYNWQPLLGDTAVAYATPPLTEDITIVGPSSVDLWLRSDAADTDIQVTLSEIRPDGLETYVQSGWLRASHRREDRRRRTRLQPWHTHLEEHSMPMPEGEFERVRIALLAVGHVFRRDSRIRISLEAPGGDRTRWRFDTPATGGAVVNEVSRTRARPSRLMLPVIRNVDPPEPRPPGRSLRGQPSRTYVPASNGG, from the coding sequence ATGCCGAACCGAATTTTGCTCTCGTTATCCGTCCTACTGCTCCTGGCCGCGCCGATTCCGGCCGCCGCCTACGACGTTCAGACCGGGATCGGCTTCGTCGCCCTCCGGGGCCTGGTGGAAGGGGCCGAGGTCGAGATCTCCGAGCCGTCGGGTGGAGTGATCGAAACGGGGGTTGTGGATCGGTTCGGGAGCGTGCTGTTCCGCGAACTCGGCGAGGGCAAGACGTACGCGCTCGCCGAAGTCGGTTCGGCCGCACCGCCGACGCTCGCGACGACGCGCGTGTTCGTTGAGCACCCCGACTTGTCGTTCTACGAGGCGCAGACGCTCGTCGACGGCTTTCAGTACATTCAGATGCGCGACGGCACGCTGCTCTCTGCGATGGTTCGGCCGCCGCTCGGTATGACGATGGCGCAGGGGCCGTTCCCGACGCTCGTCGAGTACTCGGGGTACGATCCTTCGAATTCGGAGTCGCAAGAGCCGTCGTCTCTTCTTGCGTGGGCGCTTGGTTACGCGACCGTCGGTGTGAACATGCGAGGCTCGGGTTGTTCGGGGGGCGTCTTCGACCTTTTCGATCTCCCCACGACCGCGGACGGGTACGACGTGGTCGAGGTCGTCGCGGCGCAGAGTTGGGTCGCGGGTGGCAAGGTCGGGATGATCGGCATCTCCTTCTCTGGCATCAGTCAGGTCTACGTCGGGGGCGCCGAGCCGCCACACCTCGCCGCGGTAGCGCCGCTCTCGGTTATCTCGGACATCTTCCGCTTCCCGGGTTTTCCCGGCGGCATCCGGAACTCGGGCTTTGCTGAGAGTTGGCTTCAGGACCGAAAAAACGATGCCGAGCCGGCGCCCGAAGGCGGGCAGGGATGGGCGCGCAGGCGCGTCAACAACGGCGACGCCGTGTGCCTCGACAATCAGAAGCTGCGGCTGCAGACTCTCGATCCGATCGAGTTCACGGCGGTCGAGCCCTACTACGTTCCAGAGTTGATGGATCCGCGCTCGCCGGCCACTTGGATTTCGCAGATCGAAGTACCGATCTTCCTGGGCGGTACCTGGCAGGATGAACAGACGGGGGCCGGTTTCACGACGATGCTACCGAAGCTCCCTCGCGGTCGCGATGTGAAGGTCTCCCTGCTCAACGGCGTCCATTCGAGCACGCTCGAACCCGAGATCCTCTACGAGTGGATCGCGTTCCTGGACATCTACGTCGCGGAAACCTTGCCCGACCCGGGTCGTTCGGCGCCGTTCGCGTCGGTGATTGCGGCCGAGATCTTGGGCCCCGGAGCGCCGACGCCGCCGTTGCCCGTCGATCGCTACGACGGGTTCACGAATCTGACCGCGGCGCGAAAGGCCTTCGAAGCACAGCCTCGGTTTCGTGTTTTGCTCGAGAACGGAGCCGGCTCACCGACCGCCGGCTTGCCCGCGCCGACGTTCGAACTCGGCTTCGAGACGTGGCCGCCGCGCGAGAAGAAACACACGCGGTGGTATTTTGGCCCGAACGGGACCCTGACGCCGCGGCGTCCGAGCCGCGCGGCGTCGGGGGTCGATTCCTATCGGCCCGATCCCGCCGCGCGCCCGCAGCAGACGCTGCCGGGCTCAGGTGCCGCGGACTCGTGGAAGGTCATGCCGCCGTATAATTGGCAGCCGCTTCTCGGCGACACGGCAGTCGCGTACGCCACTCCGCCGCTCACCGAAGACATCACGATCGTGGGCCCGTCGAGCGTCGATCTCTGGTTGCGCTCGGACGCCGCCGACACGGACATCCAGGTGACGCTGAGCGAGATCCGTCCGGACGGTCTCGAGACCTACGTACAAAGTGGCTGGTTGCGCGCGTCGCACCGCCGTGAGGATCGCCGTCGGCGCACCCGTCTCCAGCCCTGGCACACACACCTCGAGGAGCATTCGATGCCGATGCCGGAGGGCGAGTTCGAGCGCGTTCGCATCGCGCTCCTCGCGGTCGGTCACGTGTTTCGCAGAGACTCCCGAATTCGGATCAGCCTCGAAGCACCCGGGGGCGATCGTACGCGCTGGCGCTTCGACACTCCGGCCACGGGTGGCGCGGTGGTCAACGAGGTTTCTCGGACGCGCGCGCGGCCCTCGAGATTGATGCTCCCCGTGATCCGAAACGTGGATCCGCCGGAGCCCCGCCCGCCGGGCCGGAGCCTGCGCGGTCAGCCGTCGCGCACCTACGTCCCCGCGAGCAACGGCGGCTAA
- a CDS encoding SDR family oxidoreductase yields MGGFLEGKAVAITGSGRGIGRAIALACAAEGAKVVVNDYGVSMDGQEPTSEIANEVVDEIKSAGGEAVANANSVAEMEGGASIVQSAVDNFGRIDGVVCVAGILRERMLFNMTEDDWDPVVATHLKGHFTVFKAASAIMRKQKSGTLIGFTSGAFAGSVAQANYASAKGGIVSLVRSAAVGLHKYGVTANCIAPVARTRMSANVPMEIAGMGDAEDVAPMAVYLMSDKARHITGQVYTVSGGKIAVWNQPAEQRSMFKDGRWSPGEIAERLDGQIGVEKMPMIDRLEAMAKAAASGDKPNG; encoded by the coding sequence ATGGGTGGTTTTCTCGAAGGAAAGGCGGTCGCCATCACCGGCTCGGGCCGGGGCATCGGACGTGCGATCGCGCTGGCCTGTGCGGCCGAGGGCGCGAAGGTCGTGGTCAATGACTACGGCGTCTCGATGGACGGCCAGGAGCCGACCAGCGAAATCGCCAACGAGGTTGTCGACGAGATCAAGTCGGCTGGCGGTGAGGCCGTTGCCAATGCGAACTCGGTTGCCGAGATGGAAGGCGGGGCGAGCATCGTGCAGTCGGCCGTCGACAACTTCGGTCGAATCGACGGTGTCGTCTGCGTCGCCGGCATCCTGCGCGAGCGGATGTTGTTCAACATGACCGAAGACGACTGGGATCCCGTCGTCGCCACCCACCTGAAGGGTCACTTCACGGTCTTCAAGGCGGCCTCGGCCATCATGCGCAAGCAGAAGAGCGGTACGCTCATCGGATTCACCTCCGGAGCGTTCGCCGGTTCGGTCGCGCAGGCGAACTATGCCTCGGCCAAGGGCGGCATCGTCTCGCTGGTGCGCAGCGCCGCGGTTGGCCTCCACAAGTATGGCGTCACGGCGAACTGCATCGCGCCGGTCGCGCGTACTCGCATGAGCGCCAACGTGCCGATGGAGATCGCCGGCATGGGCGACGCGGAAGATGTCGCGCCGATGGCGGTGTACCTCATGAGCGACAAGGCTCGTCACATCACGGGGCAGGTCTACACCGTCTCGGGTGGCAAGATTGCCGTCTGGAACCAGCCGGCCGAGCAGCGTTCAATGTTCAAGGACGGTCGCTGGTCTCCGGGCGAGATCGCCGAGCGGCTCGACGGACAAATCGGCGTCGAGAAGATGCCGATGATCGACCGGCTCGAGGCGATGGCCAAGGCGGCAGCCTCGGGCGACAAGCCGAACGGCTGA
- a CDS encoding nuclear transport factor 2 family protein: MSDSIEDQVRALTERVDRVQDELAIHRLIVRYGLAVDAGEPEAAMELFTKDSQYEVHAIGAKDGDPGQTLVMRGRGAVGEMVRSEAHQKLLPNAAHTIGPAVVNVDGNNATATGYTRIYHKDGDDIRMIRMAVNHWELVKQEGRWWVHRRYSQILGASDVQDLMRKALDKPFA, from the coding sequence ATGAGCGATTCCATCGAAGATCAAGTACGAGCCCTGACCGAGCGGGTCGACCGGGTTCAGGACGAGTTGGCCATCCATCGCCTCATCGTGCGCTACGGCCTGGCCGTGGACGCCGGCGAGCCCGAAGCCGCCATGGAGTTGTTCACCAAGGACTCCCAGTACGAAGTGCACGCGATCGGCGCGAAAGACGGCGACCCAGGTCAGACCCTCGTCATGCGCGGCCGCGGCGCCGTCGGTGAGATGGTGCGCTCCGAGGCCCACCAGAAGCTTCTCCCCAACGCGGCCCACACCATCGGGCCGGCCGTCGTCAATGTCGACGGCAACAACGCGACCGCGACGGGCTACACCCGAATCTATCACAAGGACGGGGACGACATCCGTATGATCCGCATGGCGGTCAACCACTGGGAACTCGTGAAGCAAGAGGGGCGCTGGTGGGTGCACCGACGCTACTCTCAGATCCTCGGCGCCTCCGACGTGCAAGACCTGATGCGCAAGGCTCTCGACAAGCCGTTCGCGTAG
- a CDS encoding YheU family protein, with product MDIPYAQLSKDALQGLIEEFVTRDGTDYGVSERTLGSKIASVHGLLERGEARVVFDPETGTANIVVAV from the coding sequence GTGGACATCCCCTACGCGCAGCTTTCGAAGGATGCGTTGCAGGGGCTGATCGAGGAATTCGTCACGCGGGACGGGACCGACTACGGGGTGAGCGAGCGCACTCTCGGATCCAAGATCGCCTCCGTCCACGGGCTGCTCGAGCGGGGGGAGGCGCGGGTGGTGTTCGACCCCGAGACCGGGACCGCGAACATCGTCGTCGCCGTTTGA
- a CDS encoding LLM class F420-dependent oxidoreductase — protein sequence MELGLTIFFTDSSIGPVELALAAEERAFESLWVAEHSHIPTSRATPFPGGGDLPKMYYDVMDPFVTLSAAAAVTKNLKIGTGICLVPQRDPIQTAKSVASLDQISKGRFLFGVGGGWNVEEAANHGAKDFKGRWKLMRERIEAMKAIWKTSKAEYHGDLVDFDPIYAWPKPVQKGGPPVHVAGMHPHGPKRAVRYGDGWVPINPGRKVLGSQIADFKQMCRDAGREELPVTLFGAPGKAESLAGSRDVGVSRAVFALPPAPRDEILPLLDRFVQLRDEIG from the coding sequence ATGGAACTTGGCCTCACGATCTTCTTCACCGATTCGTCGATTGGTCCGGTCGAGTTGGCACTCGCCGCCGAAGAGCGCGCGTTCGAATCGCTCTGGGTTGCCGAGCACTCGCACATCCCGACGAGCCGGGCGACGCCGTTTCCCGGCGGCGGCGATCTGCCGAAGATGTACTACGACGTGATGGATCCCTTCGTCACGTTGTCCGCTGCGGCCGCCGTGACGAAGAACCTGAAGATCGGGACGGGGATCTGCCTCGTGCCGCAGCGTGACCCGATTCAGACGGCCAAGAGCGTCGCGAGTCTCGATCAGATCTCGAAGGGGCGTTTCCTTTTCGGTGTGGGCGGTGGTTGGAACGTGGAGGAGGCGGCCAATCACGGGGCCAAGGATTTCAAGGGCCGCTGGAAGCTCATGCGCGAACGCATCGAGGCGATGAAGGCGATCTGGAAAACGAGCAAGGCGGAGTACCACGGCGACCTTGTCGACTTCGATCCCATCTACGCCTGGCCGAAGCCGGTTCAGAAGGGCGGTCCGCCCGTTCATGTTGCGGGCATGCATCCGCACGGACCGAAGCGTGCCGTTCGGTACGGTGACGGCTGGGTACCCATCAACCCCGGCCGCAAGGTCCTCGGTTCGCAGATCGCCGACTTCAAACAGATGTGCCGAGACGCCGGCCGCGAAGAGCTGCCCGTAACCCTCTTCGGTGCACCCGGGAAGGCGGAATCGCTGGCGGGTTCCCGGGACGTGGGCGTGTCGCGCGCGGTCTTTGCTCTGCCGCCCGCACCGCGGGACGAGATTTTGCCGCTGCTCGATCGCTTCGTACAGTTGCGCGACGAGATCGGCTGA
- the bluB gene encoding 5,6-dimethylbenzimidazole synthase, translating to MSDATGELFRFPEAPSSPPPEFDAAFRRHFLELLVWRRDVRRFRPDPISPELVRELISMARFAPSVGLSEPWRFVSVDTPERRTTIRENFLACNAEALASFSGDRADVYAHLKLEGLDTAPVHVAVFVDPDPEQGHGLGRGTMPETVSYSAAMAIYTLWLAARTHRIGVGWVSILAPKDVVRALDVPKSWRFIAYLCIGYPAEESPSPELSRAGWEQRSNPARFLINR from the coding sequence ATGTCCGACGCCACCGGTGAGCTGTTTCGCTTCCCCGAGGCACCGTCCTCGCCCCCGCCGGAGTTCGACGCCGCGTTTCGGCGCCACTTCCTGGAGCTCCTGGTCTGGCGGCGGGACGTCCGCCGCTTTCGACCCGACCCCATTTCACCCGAGCTCGTACGGGAACTCATCTCGATGGCACGCTTTGCGCCGTCGGTCGGGTTGTCCGAACCGTGGCGCTTCGTATCCGTGGACACGCCCGAACGCCGAACGACAATCCGCGAGAATTTCCTCGCATGCAACGCCGAAGCGCTCGCCTCGTTCTCGGGTGACCGGGCCGATGTGTACGCACATCTGAAGCTCGAAGGACTCGACACCGCTCCGGTTCACGTCGCCGTCTTCGTCGACCCGGACCCGGAGCAGGGGCACGGCCTCGGCCGGGGCACGATGCCGGAGACGGTCTCGTATTCGGCCGCGATGGCGATCTACACACTGTGGCTTGCCGCGCGCACGCACCGGATCGGCGTCGGCTGGGTCTCGATCCTCGCACCGAAAGACGTCGTACGAGCTCTCGACGTCCCCAAGTCGTGGCGATTCATCGCCTACCTCTGCATCGGGTATCCGGCAGAGGAGTCGCCGTCACCGGAGCTGAGCCGCGCCGGGTGGGAACAACGCAGCAACCCGGCGCGCTTTCTAATCAACCGCTAG
- a CDS encoding alcohol dehydrogenase catalytic domain-containing protein, producing MKALVYHAPHDIRCDDVPNPDPGAVDGAIVRITHSGICGSDLHIYEGHGWGAPGHSTGHEAVGEVVEVGSNVRRFRTGDRVFISGAAACATCLPCAQGRMDLCDSGNASVFGIGIGLAGSQAEAVAVPGADNTLAIIPEGMTEEQALMLTDNLPTGWFGATRADIAPGSTVAVVGLGPVGQHAVESALVLGASRVLALDLVPERLAAAAAVGAEPVPVDADTVARVQELTGGRGVDASIEAVGRDDSIKLAMDIAGRGATISVVGVPDSPEVSFPALAVQGRNQTLRLSLCPVQSTWNALIPLVLEGRLHPERVITTRVPLTEGADAYARFHARQDGIMKVVLGA from the coding sequence ATGAAAGCCCTAGTCTACCACGCCCCCCACGACATCCGCTGTGACGACGTTCCGAATCCGGACCCCGGAGCCGTCGACGGAGCGATCGTGCGAATCACCCATTCGGGGATCTGCGGGAGTGACCTCCACATCTACGAAGGGCATGGCTGGGGCGCCCCGGGGCACAGCACCGGCCACGAAGCCGTCGGCGAGGTCGTCGAGGTCGGATCGAACGTCCGACGCTTTCGGACCGGGGACCGGGTCTTCATCTCAGGCGCGGCGGCGTGCGCGACCTGCCTCCCCTGCGCGCAGGGCCGAATGGATCTCTGTGACTCCGGTAACGCGAGCGTGTTCGGAATCGGAATCGGTCTCGCGGGTTCACAGGCCGAAGCCGTGGCCGTACCCGGAGCCGACAACACCCTTGCCATCATCCCCGAAGGAATGACGGAAGAGCAGGCACTCATGCTGACCGACAACCTACCGACGGGCTGGTTCGGAGCCACGCGCGCCGACATCGCCCCCGGCTCGACGGTGGCCGTCGTCGGACTCGGTCCCGTGGGCCAGCACGCCGTCGAGTCGGCGCTCGTACTCGGCGCCTCACGCGTCCTCGCGTTGGATCTCGTCCCGGAGCGTCTCGCCGCGGCCGCCGCCGTAGGTGCCGAGCCGGTTCCGGTCGACGCCGACACCGTCGCACGCGTTCAGGAGCTGACCGGTGGCCGAGGCGTCGACGCCTCGATCGAAGCCGTCGGCCGCGACGACTCCATCAAGCTCGCGATGGACATCGCCGGACGTGGAGCCACGATTTCGGTCGTCGGCGTTCCCGATTCCCCCGAGGTGAGCTTCCCGGCGCTCGCCGTGCAGGGCAGAAACCAGACACTTCGCTTGAGCCTGTGCCCCGTCCAATCCACGTGGAACGCGCTCATCCCCCTCGTCCTCGAGGGACGCCTCCACCCCGAGCGCGTCATCACCACGCGCGTTCCTCTCACCGAAGGGGCGGACGCCTACGCGCGCTTTCATGCGCGGCAAGACGGCATCATGAAGGTGGTTCTCGGCGCGTAA
- a CDS encoding FHA domain-containing protein, whose product MFREAVVLGDGERSDARSGEGMQRFVPVVLSGAQTRKRFVLSKPKLTIGGGREADIHLEDEGISRAHAILELQDTRYVITGEGSTNGLFVDGERFTSKTLARGDKIGIGALGRLLRAVPVRRHLPECDRFDPRRRPFDSPRA is encoded by the coding sequence ATGTTCCGGGAGGCTGTCGTCCTTGGGGATGGCGAGCGATCCGACGCTCGCTCCGGCGAGGGAATGCAGCGCTTCGTTCCGGTGGTCCTGAGTGGGGCACAGACCCGGAAGCGCTTCGTCCTGAGCAAACCCAAGCTGACGATCGGCGGCGGGCGCGAAGCCGACATTCACCTAGAAGATGAGGGGATCTCGCGAGCGCACGCGATTCTGGAACTGCAGGACACTCGATACGTCATCACCGGCGAAGGTTCGACGAACGGCCTCTTCGTGGACGGCGAGCGGTTCACTTCGAAGACGCTCGCACGGGGGGACAAGATCGGGATCGGTGCTCTCGGTCGTCTCCTCCGAGCCGTTCCGGTCCGGCGACATCTCCCTGAATGTGACCGCTTCGATCCGCGTCGCCGACCTTTCGACTCTCCCCGAGCCTAG
- the nudC gene encoding NAD(+) diphosphatase: MTQPHTFAGSPLDRLDRHRRDPDWMAAQLEAKTTRFLAVSKLAPAVQGQETPGLAWCRSHVLDLRAPGSEPIFLGSRGDKMLFAVDVTGVEHPGEKLGLRDAEFPDLRAIATRLSVEDASIAAQARHMVDWHARHGFCPGCGQPTHAKDGGWARQCPSCDTEHFPRTDPVAIMLVYKDDRCLLGRQPAWPRPFFSALAGFVEAGETLEETVRREVMEEAGIEVGAVRYHSSQPWPFPASLMMGCMAEATSEDITVDTSELEEALWFTRDEARQSLRRPTDKLAVPPKMAIAHQLLRVWAEEG, from the coding sequence GTGACTCAGCCGCATACCTTTGCCGGAAGCCCACTCGACCGTCTCGACCGCCACCGACGCGATCCCGACTGGATGGCCGCGCAACTCGAAGCCAAGACCACGAGATTCCTCGCCGTCTCGAAGTTGGCGCCGGCCGTTCAGGGGCAGGAGACGCCGGGCCTCGCCTGGTGCCGCTCGCATGTCCTCGACCTGCGTGCCCCCGGAAGCGAGCCGATCTTCCTCGGGTCGCGCGGCGATAAGATGCTGTTCGCAGTCGACGTCACCGGCGTAGAGCATCCGGGCGAGAAGCTCGGCCTGCGCGACGCCGAGTTCCCCGACCTCCGCGCCATTGCCACCCGACTCTCGGTCGAAGACGCTTCGATCGCAGCCCAGGCCCGCCACATGGTCGACTGGCATGCGCGCCACGGCTTCTGCCCCGGCTGCGGTCAGCCCACGCACGCGAAAGACGGCGGCTGGGCCCGCCAGTGCCCGAGTTGCGACACCGAACACTTCCCGCGCACCGACCCCGTCGCGATCATGCTGGTCTACAAGGACGACCGCTGCCTCCTCGGCCGCCAGCCGGCGTGGCCCCGCCCGTTCTTCTCCGCCCTTGCCGGCTTCGTCGAAGCCGGCGAGACGCTCGAGGAAACCGTCCGCCGAGAGGTCATGGAAGAAGCCGGGATCGAGGTCGGCGCCGTCCGATACCACTCGTCCCAGCCATGGCCCTTCCCCGCCTCGCTGATGATGGGCTGCATGGCCGAAGCAACGAGCGAAGACATCACCGTGGACACGTCGGAGCTGGAGGAAGCCCTCTGGTTCACCCGCGACGAGGCCCGCCAGTCGCTCCGCCGCCCAACGGACAAACTCGCGGTGCCACCGAAGATGGCGATCGCGCACCAGCTGCTTCGGGTGTGGGCGGAAGAGGGATAG
- a CDS encoding methyltransferase domain-containing protein has protein sequence MKQIAFLVCALFAFGSSPTLAKDGAPTPDAIAAAVAHEDRPAPDRARDPGRRPAEVLTFLGIEPGMNVADLIAGSGYYSDILCRAVGPAGKVYVQNNAYVLGRFGTVMEPALEKRLGQPALKHCQRLNSELDALNLPDGELDAVVMVLFYHDTYWQKTDRKKMNEQILNALKPGGIYAVIDHHAEGGSKDRDVNTTHRVDASIVKEEILGAGFTLEAESDVLSHPQDDRTKNVFDPTIRGSTDRFVYKFRKPVD, from the coding sequence ATGAAGCAAATCGCCTTCCTCGTATGCGCCCTGTTTGCTTTCGGCTCGTCCCCCACCCTCGCCAAGGACGGCGCCCCCACCCCGGACGCGATTGCCGCGGCCGTCGCGCACGAGGATCGCCCCGCGCCCGATCGCGCGCGTGATCCCGGACGACGCCCCGCAGAGGTGCTGACCTTCCTGGGGATCGAGCCCGGGATGAACGTCGCCGACCTCATCGCCGGATCCGGTTACTACTCCGACATTCTGTGTCGCGCCGTGGGCCCCGCGGGCAAAGTCTACGTCCAGAATAATGCTTACGTGCTGGGACGGTTCGGCACCGTCATGGAGCCCGCGCTGGAGAAGCGACTCGGGCAGCCCGCCCTGAAACACTGCCAACGCCTCAACAGCGAACTCGACGCACTGAACCTGCCCGACGGCGAGCTCGACGCGGTCGTAATGGTCCTCTTCTACCACGATACCTATTGGCAAAAGACGGACCGCAAGAAGATGAACGAACAGATCCTGAACGCCCTCAAGCCGGGCGGGATCTACGCCGTCATCGACCACCACGCAGAGGGCGGCTCAAAGGACCGCGACGTGAACACAACCCACCGGGTCGATGCATCGATCGTGAAGGAAGAGATCCTTGGCGCCGGCTTCACCCTCGAGGCCGAAAGCGACGTGCTCAGCCACCCACAGGACGACCGCACGAAGAACGTCTTCGATCCCACGATCCGTGGAAGCACTGACCGATTCGTCTACAAGTTTCGCAAGCCCGTCGACTGA
- a CDS encoding MBL fold metallo-hydrolase yields MGTRQEQEDASTEVTEVAKDVLRMQLPISMPGLGHVNCYALIDGDGAAVVDPGLPTPGSFAALQDRLRQAGLKVKNIHTVIVTHSHADHFGGTGRIVKESGARVIAHRAFSFGGAPAEPEVSVDDLHAHGHSHGVQAPGVEEFGKRSPIVVKSSSKGWKGKTPWGGEKPKPPLKMRLRWQAMRLVGRAMSFPPITDPVDQGDVVRLAGREWFVLHTPGHTNDHFCLHNAEDGMFLAGDHVLPTITPHISGLSMEKDPLAAFFDSLDRAAALPHVDLALPAHGHPFDDLAARCEAIKTHHDERLDKVKAIARELGPATVQAFSRKLFRERSWGSMAESETYAHLEHIRLLGDAERRSNGRGQLLYEI; encoded by the coding sequence ATGGGAACGAGGCAGGAACAGGAAGACGCGAGTACCGAGGTCACCGAAGTGGCGAAGGACGTCCTTCGGATGCAGTTGCCGATCTCGATGCCGGGACTGGGGCATGTCAACTGCTACGCCCTCATCGATGGGGACGGGGCGGCTGTCGTCGACCCGGGGCTGCCGACCCCGGGCTCGTTCGCGGCGCTGCAGGATCGCCTTCGTCAGGCCGGGCTCAAGGTCAAGAACATCCACACTGTCATCGTCACGCACTCGCACGCGGATCACTTCGGTGGGACGGGGCGGATCGTGAAGGAGTCGGGGGCGCGCGTCATCGCGCACCGCGCGTTCAGCTTCGGTGGCGCGCCCGCGGAACCCGAAGTCTCGGTCGACGACCTGCACGCGCATGGCCACAGCCACGGCGTGCAAGCCCCCGGTGTCGAGGAGTTCGGCAAGCGTTCGCCTATCGTGGTGAAGTCGTCCTCCAAGGGCTGGAAGGGCAAGACCCCGTGGGGTGGTGAGAAGCCGAAGCCGCCGCTCAAGATGCGGTTGCGTTGGCAGGCGATGCGTCTCGTCGGTCGCGCGATGTCGTTCCCGCCAATCACCGATCCGGTCGACCAAGGCGACGTCGTGAGGCTTGCCGGACGCGAGTGGTTCGTGCTGCACACGCCGGGTCACACCAACGACCACTTCTGCCTCCACAACGCGGAAGACGGGATGTTTCTCGCGGGCGATCACGTGTTGCCCACGATCACGCCTCACATCTCCGGACTGTCGATGGAGAAGGATCCGCTGGCCGCCTTCTTCGACTCGCTCGATCGTGCTGCCGCCTTGCCGCATGTCGACTTGGCCCTGCCGGCGCACGGGCATCCCTTCGACGATCTCGCCGCCCGTTGCGAAGCCATCAAGACGCACCACGACGAGCGTCTCGACAAAGTGAAGGCCATTGCGCGGGAACTCGGACCGGCCACCGTCCAGGCGTTCAGCCGAAAGCTGTTCCGCGAACGGAGCTGGGGTTCGATGGCGGAGAGCGAGACGTATGCTCACCTCGAGCACATTCGTCTCCTCGGCGACGCCGAGCGTCGGTCGAACGGCAGAGGCCAACTCCTCTACGAGATCTAG
- a CDS encoding copper-binding protein: MRFWSIVLVAGLLFGCAKSAPPLPPADHTYSTRGIVERLPSRSDAHIIILHEELPNFIGIDGDAATMQSMAMPFAFSPGVSAAGAKDGTKVAFTFEVRWTGAEPLLITKLEVLPEDTTLELED, from the coding sequence ATGCGTTTCTGGTCGATCGTTCTCGTCGCAGGGCTTCTCTTCGGTTGTGCGAAGTCGGCTCCGCCCCTGCCTCCCGCGGATCATACCTACTCGACGAGGGGGATCGTGGAGCGCCTGCCGAGTCGGAGCGACGCTCACATCATCATCTTGCACGAGGAGCTTCCCAACTTCATCGGGATCGACGGCGACGCCGCCACGATGCAGTCGATGGCGATGCCGTTCGCGTTCAGCCCGGGCGTTTCGGCTGCCGGGGCGAAGGACGGCACCAAGGTGGCGTTCACGTTCGAAGTGCGTTGGACCGGTGCGGAGCCGCTGTTGATCACGAAGCTTGAAGTTCTCCCGGAGGACACGACGCTCGAACTCGAGGATTGA